The Methanohalophilus portucalensis genome window below encodes:
- a CDS encoding KamA family radical SAM protein, which produces MSEEWKDQITNQINSLEKLEEIINLTESEREAIKTLDTHWGTTPYFASLMDKDDPECPIRKQVVPSLQETHNRYGMKDYLVWKENRATEEVRPDSIARQYKDRVAFTVFQKCGIYCRHCFRKELVVSNDLKLDFNVDDGIEWIRQHPEVRDVLITGGDPLLLSDEKIEYIIGSLRDIPHVEMIRIGSRLPIVLPHRITDNLKRILGGYHDVPIWLNTQCNHPKEITDKTKRAVYDLVSAGVNVGNQAVLLKGINDDVQTIRDLHQKLLTARIRPYYLFYCEPAPGIDHFRTPVEKGAELIRDGLRGHTTGLAQPMYVIATNVGKIPLMPDYYMVDKDEEKYVLRNHRGELTEIPNIPE; this is translated from the coding sequence ATGAGTGAAGAATGGAAAGATCAAATTACTAATCAAATTAATTCTCTTGAAAAGCTCGAAGAAATAATCAATCTAACTGAATCTGAAAGGGAAGCCATAAAAACCCTTGATACACACTGGGGTACTACACCTTATTTTGCTTCCCTTATGGACAAGGATGATCCGGAGTGTCCAATCAGAAAACAGGTTGTCCCATCCCTTCAGGAAACTCATAACAGGTATGGGATGAAAGATTACCTTGTCTGGAAAGAAAACAGGGCCACCGAAGAAGTACGGCCTGATAGTATAGCCAGACAGTATAAGGACAGGGTCGCATTCACAGTTTTCCAGAAATGCGGTATCTATTGTCGCCATTGTTTCAGGAAAGAACTGGTTGTGAGTAATGATCTGAAACTGGACTTTAATGTGGATGATGGTATTGAATGGATTCGCCAGCATCCTGAGGTACGGGACGTTCTGATAACGGGTGGGGATCCTCTCCTTTTATCCGATGAAAAGATTGAATATATTATTGGAAGTCTTCGGGATATTCCTCATGTTGAGATGATCCGTATTGGCTCACGTTTGCCTATAGTTTTGCCTCACCGGATTACTGATAATCTGAAAAGGATATTGGGTGGGTATCATGATGTGCCAATTTGGCTGAATACCCAGTGCAATCATCCCAAAGAGATTACTGATAAAACAAAACGTGCGGTCTATGATCTTGTATCTGCAGGTGTTAATGTAGGTAATCAGGCCGTATTGTTGAAAGGCATAAATGATGATGTGCAAACCATAAGGGATTTGCATCAGAAATTATTGACTGCAAGAATCAGACCATATTATCTGTTCTACTGTGAACCTGCACCGGGAATCGATCATTTCCGTACTCCTGTAGAAAAAGGTGCGGAATTGATACGCGATGGTCTGCGTGGACACACAACAGGACTTGCTCAGCCAATGTATGTAATTGCAACCAACGTTGGTAAAATTCCTTTGATGCCGGATTATTATATGGTAGATAAAGATGAGGAAAAATATGTTCTCAGGAACCATCGGGGTGAATTAACGGAAATCCCGAATATACCCGAGTAA
- a CDS encoding efflux RND transporter permease subunit, with the protein MLIIAMLLVLVSFEGAQLIKMESGTETFVDKDSQLYQNYDHLYLSLFSKEAIVVMVEGGDVQDRALLEAIDRLDSMSSSIPGVLNTQSASSVVKEANNLENGRFEIPQNDEQLSELIPYIPSSLSPDKTHTLVYIEMAGDTSEIRKQEILREVETSVDLAEFPPGYNFIVTGDPAFEIGMNNEMMSSMGVLLLLSAFLMVIVLYLVFRHVRWRLMPLAIVLLGIIYTFGAMGYLGIPMTMVSMAAFPVLIGLGIDYAIQFHNRIEEELDRGESPKEAVIDTIKHTGPAVMIALTITSLGFVSLATSTVPMVQDFAKLLLIGVFMCFMSSLFVGVTVIYGLDTFAKKRQEKAKKHHVDSLRHRLITRRFKKSGKKQTSTDSGGFIDNTLRSVATFTMKHPVPVLIIAGLICVNGLYTDTFVPIQTDTETFVPEDMPALIDLQHLGDITGGDDELNIIIKTSNIADPDLLDWVDKFSRHEVDNRENIYGATSLATLVKSNNGGVLPDSEEGVRHVLSKIPDSAKERYISGQNIMVVNLNIGDAMSGLGLEGIETLANVIENDIQWLAPPPDVSVTITGHSFVFIEVIGALTSGRIFMTYLGLGMVFAGLLLIYRDLLKAFVPVITMFMVIGWTGGLMYYLNMEYTPMTATLGALILGVGSEYAVLMMERYFEEREKGALPEAAMCEASVKIGKAIVTSGLTTLFGFLALVASAFGIISSFGIITVIDVALALIATFVIFPPVIVTLDKWREKHRAKKAGHNLNSSANNLQTGADIT; encoded by the coding sequence ATTCTGATAATTGCAATGTTACTTGTTCTTGTTTCATTTGAAGGTGCTCAGCTGATCAAGATGGAATCGGGTACAGAAACATTTGTAGATAAAGATTCGCAGTTGTACCAGAATTATGATCATCTTTATCTGAGCCTTTTCAGTAAGGAAGCCATCGTTGTTATGGTGGAAGGGGGTGATGTACAGGATAGGGCTTTACTGGAAGCGATCGATCGTCTGGATAGTATGTCGTCTTCTATACCGGGTGTGCTGAATACGCAAAGTGCTTCTTCGGTTGTAAAGGAAGCCAACAATCTGGAAAACGGAAGATTTGAGATCCCGCAAAATGATGAACAGTTGTCCGAATTAATTCCTTATATTCCATCGTCCCTGTCTCCGGATAAAACCCATACACTTGTTTATATTGAAATGGCAGGAGATACCAGTGAGATCCGAAAACAGGAAATTCTTCGTGAAGTTGAAACCTCGGTCGATCTGGCAGAGTTTCCTCCAGGGTACAATTTTATCGTCACCGGTGATCCTGCCTTTGAGATAGGGATGAATAATGAAATGATGTCCAGTATGGGTGTTTTACTCTTGCTCTCTGCCTTTTTGATGGTCATTGTTCTCTATCTTGTATTCAGACACGTAAGATGGAGATTGATGCCCCTTGCAATTGTGCTTCTGGGAATAATCTATACATTCGGTGCAATGGGTTATCTTGGTATTCCCATGACAATGGTTTCCATGGCAGCATTTCCGGTACTTATTGGGTTGGGAATCGATTATGCCATACAGTTCCATAACCGTATAGAGGAAGAACTGGATAGAGGTGAATCCCCCAAAGAAGCTGTTATTGACACGATCAAACATACCGGTCCGGCTGTCATGATTGCGCTTACAATCACATCACTTGGCTTTGTTTCTCTTGCGACTTCTACAGTACCTATGGTACAGGATTTTGCAAAACTTCTTCTTATTGGTGTGTTTATGTGTTTCATGTCCTCTCTTTTTGTAGGTGTGACTGTTATATACGGGCTTGATACCTTTGCAAAAAAAAGACAGGAAAAGGCAAAGAAGCACCATGTCGACTCCTTACGTCACAGGCTTATCACACGCAGGTTCAAAAAATCTGGCAAAAAACAAACCAGCACTGATTCAGGCGGCTTTATTGACAATACCCTGCGTTCGGTTGCGACTTTTACAATGAAACATCCCGTACCTGTACTCATCATTGCAGGTTTGATCTGTGTAAACGGTCTCTACACAGATACCTTTGTGCCTATCCAGACAGACACTGAAACGTTTGTGCCGGAGGACATGCCTGCCCTCATAGACCTTCAACATCTCGGGGATATTACAGGGGGGGATGATGAGCTCAACATAATCATAAAGACTTCAAATATTGCAGATCCGGACCTTTTAGATTGGGTTGATAAATTCAGCCGGCATGAAGTTGATAATCGTGAGAATATCTATGGAGCCACAAGTCTGGCTACCCTTGTCAAATCGAATAATGGTGGAGTGCTTCCGGATTCAGAGGAAGGGGTGAGGCATGTTCTTTCAAAGATTCCTGATTCAGCAAAGGAGCGATACATCAGTGGCCAGAATATAATGGTCGTCAACCTCAACATTGGTGATGCTATGAGCGGTCTGGGACTGGAAGGTATCGAAACTCTTGCCAACGTAATTGAAAACGATATTCAGTGGCTTGCTCCTCCACCAGATGTAAGTGTGACAATCACGGGTCATTCCTTTGTGTTTATCGAGGTCATAGGTGCCCTTACATCTGGAAGGATTTTCATGACCTATCTGGGTCTTGGAATGGTTTTCGCCGGTCTGCTTTTAATATATAGGGATCTCCTGAAAGCCTTTGTACCCGTCATAACTATGTTTATGGTTATTGGGTGGACTGGAGGGCTTATGTACTATCTGAATATGGAATATACGCCGATGACCGCGACCCTTGGAGCTCTGATATTGGGGGTTGGTTCGGAATATGCCGTACTTATGATGGAGCGCTACTTTGAGGAGAGGGAAAAGGGTGCTCTACCGGAAGCAGCTATGTGTGAAGCCAGTGTTAAGATCGGCAAGGCTATCGTTACTTCCGGGTTGACCACATTATTTGGTTTCCTGGCACTGGTTGCTTCTGCTTTTGGTATTATAAGCAGCTTTGGTATTATTACTGTAATCGATGTTGCCCTTGCTCTGATTGCTACATTTGTCATATTCCCTCCCGTAATTGTGACCCTGGACAAATGGAGGGAAAAACACAGAGCAAAAAAAGCGGGTCATAATCTGAATTCATCTGCAAATAATCTTCAAACAGGGGCTGATATCACATGA
- a CDS encoding MarR family transcriptional regulator: MEDAHSSMKELAELKLEYDILSRKVLYDVVEKVFDNKSEPLPNLKNRNHAILILGREKEMMPSTLARFLNLKKSSVTSIIDSLEMDGLVKRTADPMDRRKIWISLTSSGYRYMDVLEGCVEKFVNVMLEGLEEDEIEEMLQSMRSVVNLERKISAYVSDN; encoded by the coding sequence TTGGAAGATGCTCATTCATCTATGAAGGAACTTGCAGAACTGAAACTGGAATATGATATCTTGTCCAGGAAGGTTCTTTATGATGTTGTGGAAAAAGTTTTTGATAACAAGTCCGAGCCGTTACCAAATTTGAAAAATCGTAATCATGCAATCCTTATCCTCGGTCGTGAAAAGGAGATGATGCCTTCCACTCTTGCCAGGTTCCTGAATCTGAAAAAAAGCAGTGTGACAAGCATTATTGATTCCCTTGAGATGGACGGCCTGGTAAAAAGGACAGCTGATCCCATGGACCGGAGAAAAATATGGATATCTTTAACCTCCTCTGGTTACAGGTATATGGATGTTCTTGAAGGCTGTGTGGAGAAATTCGTCAATGTCATGCTGGAAGGGCTTGAAGAGGATGAAATTGAAGAAATGCTGCAAAGTATGCGTTCGGTAGTAAATCTGGAACGAAAAATATCTGCCTATGTGTCAGATAATTAA
- a CDS encoding COG1361 S-layer family protein has translation MSRTQHKTNNFRRQMVFLSLISVILLATLFIGVTTAQSKEYIPPTYEYTTNYYRGYGVPDIHASVVGDTYFDRGETANVNVILSNRGILHGFKSVTDVEGDKAKQALAMKELEYETKRTIAYGIKASLVSPNDYIEIESSTNGQILEKLVPGNLPLRPMTFTIEISDNAPAGDYILFLPVSYEYQEDVRMTGGRTIQLGLPDMDHATYYNNSNITLQIPIHVEKEAEFEVVDVDGELVAGEESLIEVTYRNVGELTAEGALARVVVMDPLSIGSSTASLGTLEPGEEHTVSFNVNSEVMAVVKEYAIDSEIRYIDEDGDYAFSDNMKINVPMQSSDKWIGITQISLLLTLLITIYLVVDSIRKKKK, from the coding sequence ATGAGTAGAACCCAACACAAGACAAATAATTTCAGAAGACAAATGGTCTTTCTGTCCCTGATCTCAGTAATACTGCTTGCAACTCTATTTATTGGTGTGACTACGGCCCAATCGAAAGAGTACATTCCCCCAACTTATGAATATACTACAAATTATTACCGGGGTTATGGTGTGCCGGATATTCACGCTTCAGTAGTAGGGGACACTTATTTTGATCGGGGTGAAACAGCCAATGTCAATGTTATTCTCTCTAACAGGGGTATTTTGCATGGCTTTAAATCCGTCACAGACGTGGAGGGTGATAAGGCCAAACAAGCCCTTGCCATGAAAGAGCTTGAATATGAAACAAAACGCACAATTGCTTACGGTATAAAGGCCAGTCTTGTTTCCCCCAATGATTATATAGAGATCGAATCTTCGACCAATGGCCAGATCCTGGAAAAATTGGTTCCTGGAAATTTGCCCTTGCGTCCTATGACATTCACTATTGAAATTTCGGATAATGCTCCAGCAGGGGACTATATTCTCTTCCTCCCTGTAAGTTATGAGTATCAGGAGGATGTCCGTATGACAGGTGGCCGGACTATTCAGCTAGGTCTGCCTGACATGGATCATGCTACCTACTATAATAATTCGAATATAACTCTGCAAATACCGATCCATGTAGAAAAGGAAGCAGAATTTGAAGTCGTTGATGTCGATGGAGAGCTGGTTGCCGGTGAAGAAAGCCTAATAGAGGTGACTTATCGCAATGTGGGTGAGTTGACCGCGGAGGGTGCTCTTGCCAGGGTGGTCGTCATGGATCCCTTAAGTATCGGCAGTTCTACCGCATCGCTGGGTACTCTTGAACCGGGCGAAGAACATACAGTTTCATTTAATGTGAATTCAGAAGTTATGGCTGTTGTCAAAGAATATGCAATAGACAGTGAGATACGCTATATAGATGAGGATGGGGATTACGCATTTTCTGATAACATGAAAATAAATGTCCCAATGCAATCATCAGATAAATGGATTGGTATCACCCAGATTTCACTTTTATTGACTCTTTTGATAACCATATATCTTGTAGTTGACAGTATCCGTAAAAAGAAAAAGTAA